In the genome of Arthrobacter sp. PAMC25284, the window GCGTACTCCGGGTGGATCGGTGCAGTCTTTTCCACCTTCCGGGTGTAGGCGCCCACGGCCTTGTTCATTAGCCGGTCGTGCTTCTTGAGCATCTTGTCGAGGAAGCGGCGATTCCTCTTTGCCTCGAGCAGCGGCATCAGCGCCGCCAGGGTGGGCAGCACGTCACCGTGGACGGCGATGTCCACATCTGTCCGCCGGCCCAGATTTTGGGCGGCCCGGTCCACCTGGGCCGTCCGGGTGCCGGGCAGGAACTGGTCGTACGGGAAGTCGGTGCCCAGCAGGATCAGCAGGTCCGCATCCTCGATCCCCTCGGCCGCGGCGCCGTACCCCAACAGCCCGGTCATGCCGATGTCGTAGGGATTGTCGTACTGCATAAAGTCCTTGCCGCGAAGGCTGTGACCAATGGGCGCTTTAATGCGCTCGGCAAGCGCCAGGACCTCGTTATGGGCGCCCTGCACACCGATGCCGGCGAAGATCGCGACTTTGCCGGCCGCATTGATCGCCTCGGCCAATTGCCGGACGCTTTCGGGTGCAGGCGTCAGGGTCGCCGGGACGAACGCCGCTGGCAGCGGAGTGGCGGCGGTTGCCTCCAGTCCGGCAATGTCGCCGGGCAGGGTGACGACGGCGACTCCGCGGAACGCGACGGCGTGCTGGATGGCGGAGTGCATGACCCGCGGCGCCTGTTCGGCGGTGCTGATCAGCTCGGAGTAGACCGAGCACTCGTTAAAGAGCCGGTCCGGATGCGTTTCCTGAAAGAAGCTGCTGCCGATCTGCTTGCTGACGATGTGGGAAGCGATCGCCAGCACCGGCGCCCCGGACCGGTTGGCATCGTAGAGTCCGTTGATCAGATGCAGGTTGCCAGGTCCGCAGGAGCCGGCGCAGACCGCAAGACGCCCGGTCAGCTGCGCTTCTGCCGCTGCCGCGAAGGCTGCCGCCTCCTCATGCCGGACATGGATCCAGTCGATACCGCCTTTGCCTGTACCACCCGTCTTACGGACGGCGTCGACAATCGGGTTGAGACTGTCGCCGACGATGCCATAGATGCGCTGCACTCCGGCAGCCTGGAGTTGTTCGACGAGCTGGGTTGCAAGTTCCTTGGCCATAGTTGCGCACTCCCGCGATCGGATCGATGGGCTGACACCGCCAATATAGTCCGCCGTGCGTCCGCGCCGGGCCGGGCCGGCGAAAGTGCGGGAGCGTGCGGGGCGTGGTCAGCTCCCGGAGTGGGCCTGCAGGAATGAGTAGACCTCGGTCTCGTCCACGCCGGGGAAGGCGCCGGGCGGCATCGCGGCGAGCAGGTGCGAGTGGGCCCGGGCCGAGGGCCAGGCGTTCCCCGCCCACTCCGCGGTGAGCGACGCGGGCGGTCGTTTGCAGCAACTCTCATCCGGGCACGTGGATTTGGACCGTTCGGTGGTGTCCCGGCCCCGGAACCACTTCACTTGCGCGTAGGGCACGCCCACGGAGAGGGAAAACTCGCCGTTGGCGGAACCCTCGGTCCGGGCCGTGCACCAATACGTCCCGGCCGGAGTGTCCGTGTACTGGTTGTACGCGCTGAATTTGTCCGGTACGTCGAAGACCACCCGCGAGGTCCAGTTCTTGCAGGAGGGCTGGCCCTCGATGGCGCCGGTGTGATCCTGCGGAAACGTCACGCCGTCGTTCTCGTAGGCCTTGTAGATGATGCCGCTCTTGTGGGTTTTCTGGAAATGCGTCCGGATGTCCAGGTGTTGCGTGGCGAGGTTGGTGAAGCGGTGAGCGGCCGTCTCGTAGGAGACCGCGAAGGCGTCCCGGATGTCTTCGACGGCGATTTCCTTGGCCTCTTTGGCCCGCTGGAGGAATTCCACAGTGGCCTGTTCTGGCAGCAAAAGGGCCGCGGCGAAGTAGTTCGTGGCCACTCGCTGCATCAGGAAATCGCCATAGTTGGTGGGAGTCTGGTGGCCCAGGACGTAGTGGCCGAGTGCCTGCAGCAGCACCGACCGGGGGTCGTGATCGCTCCTGCCGCCCTGGGTGAGGTAAATTCGGCGGTTCTTTAGATCGGTCACCGAGCGGGTGGAATGTGGCAGGTCCCCCACGTGGTGGAGGCTGAAACCGAGGTGCCCGGCAATGTCCGCGATGATGTGGTGGGACAGCGGACCGCTCGTGTGGCCCACCGCGGCAAGGACCTTCAGCGCTTCCGCTTCGTACTCCGGAAAGTAGTTGTTCCGTTTCCGCATCATGGCCCGCAGCTCACCGTTGGCGCGGCGTGCCTCCTCCGGCGTCGCGACCTGCTCGTTGAGCCGGCGCTCAAGCTCATGTTGCAGGCCCACCATGGACTCCAGCACGTCCATCGGAAGCCGCGAGCTGATGCGGATTTTCGGCAGGTTCAGCGACTCGTAAATTGGGCTGCGCTGGTAGCGTTCGAGTTCAATCTCCAGGGCCGCGCGGCGGTTGGGCGGTTCGGCGCCGAGGAGTTCATCGATGCTCGTCCCGAGCGCTGCGGCGAGCTGCTGCAGGAGCCCGAGTTTGGGTTCCCGCTTGCCGTTTTCGATCAGGCTCAACTGGCTCGGGGCGGTCCCGACGGCGGCACTCAGGTCATCGAGCGTAAGTCCCGCCGCTTTCCGCAGGTGCCGGACGCGGCGGCCCATGCTGATGACGTCCACTTCCACCGCGGCGGCAGGGGCGGGCGGCGATGACGGGCTGTTCCAGCTGGCAGGGTGCATTTCTTGAGAATACGCGAAGAAGTGCATTTCTTTCCATCATTCTGCTCTGGCAAACCCCGTGAAAGTGCAGAAAAGTAGGTCTTACGAAAAGAAACGCCCTCCGGACCCGCCGTCACGAACTGCATGAAAGCAGCTCAGGCCGGGTCCGGGCCCTGCGGGCCGGACCCCAACAAGGAGACAACGATGACTTCAGCATTTGAGCCCACCCAGCAGACTCCCCAGCAGCAGGCAGCAGCACTGGAGCTCGAGTGGGCTGCCAACCCGCGCTGGGAAGGTATCACCCGCGACTACAAGGCGTCCGACGTCGTCCGCCTCCGCGGCCGGGTCTCCGAAGAACACACGCTGGCCCGCCGCGGCTCGGAAAAGCTGTGGAAGCAGCTCACCGAAGAGCACAGCACCGGCCAGTACACAAACGCCCTCGGCGCACTGACCGGTAACCAGGCCGTGCAGCAGGTCAAGGCCGGACTGCGCGCCATCTATCTCTCCGGCTGGCAGGTCGCCGCGGACGCCAACAACTCCGGCCACACCTACCCGGACCAGTCCCTCTACCCGGCCAACTCGGTCCCCACCGTGGTCCGCCGGATCAACAACGCGCTGCTCCGCGCCGACCAGATCGAATTCTCCGAGGGCATCCAGACGGTCGAGGACTGGATGGTGCCGATCGTCGCCGACGCCGAGGCCGGCTTCGGCGGCCCGCTGAATGCCTACGAGCTGATGAAGTCCATGATCCAGGCCGGCGCCGCGGGCGTTCACTGGGAAGACCAGCTCGCGTCGGAAAAGAAGTGCGGCCACCTCGGCGGCAAGGTCCTCATCCCGACCCAGCAGCACGTCCGGACCCTGAACGCTGCCCGGCTTGCCGCCGACGTCGCCGGCACCCCATCGGTCATCATCGCCCGCACCGATGCCGAGGCGGCCACCCTGATCACCTCCGACGTCGACGAGCGGGACCAGGAATTCATCCTCCGCGAAGGTGGGCAGCCGGTCCGCACCCCGGAGGGCTTCTACAAGGTCCGCAACGGAGTCGAGCCCTGCATCGCCCGCGCCAAGGCCTACGCCCCGTACGCGGACCTGATCTGGATGGAAACGGGCACCCCGGACCTGGAGCTGGCCCGCAAGTTCGCCGAGTCCGTCAAGGCCGACTTCCCCGACCAGATGCTCTCCTACAACTGCTCGCCGTCTTTCAACTGGCGCAAGCACCTCGACGACGCCACCATCGCTAAGTTCCAGCGCGAACTCGGCGCCATGGGCTTCACGTTCCAGTTCATCACTCTGGCCGGTTTCCACGCCCTGAACTACTCGATGTTCGATCTCGCCCACGGCTACGCCCGGGACGGCATGAGCGCCTACGTCGAACTGCAGGAAAAAGAATTCGCCTCCGAAGCACGCGGCTACACCGCAACCAAGCACCAGCGCGAAGTCGGCACCGGCTACTTCGACGATATTGCCACCGCGCTCAACCCGAACGCGTCCACGCTGGCCCTGGTGGGATCCACCGAAGAAGGCCAGTTCCACTAACGCTTACGACGGCGGCGCCTGGGTCCGGCCTTCGGTCCGGCATTGCTCTGCCTGCTATTCCCCATGTCCGGGTCTGACCTCGCTGAGCGAGGTCAGACCCGGACACAGGGCCCCTTTTACGCAGGCTGCCGCAACACCGGCACCTTCAGCCTCGCGCAGACGTCACCTGGCCACCCGCCGTCGAACTTCCTTCTTGCTTTTAGGAGTATTGAAATGAACAGCTTCACTGACAACTTCACCATCAACGGTGTGACCCTGACGGCCCAGCCCATTTGCCGCCAGAGCGAGGTCCTCACCCCGGACGCACTGGCCTTCGTTGCACAGCTGCACAAGGCCACCGCGGCACGGCGGCTGGAGCTGCTGCAGGCCCGCCGGGACCGCCGCGCGCAGATCACCAAGGGACAGGACCCCCGCTTCCTGCGCGAGACCGAATCGGTCCGCAATGATCCCAACTGGCGCGTCGCTCCCCCGGCCCCGGGACTTCAGGACCGTCGCGTCGAAATTACCGGCCCGGTGGACAAGAAGATGACAATTAACGCCCTCAACTCCGGTGCGAAGGTCTGGCTCGCGGACATGGAGGATTCTTCCACCCCGTCCTGGCGCAACGTGATCCAGGGCCAGTTGAACCTGACCGATGCCTTGGAGCGGCGGATCGACTTCACCTCGCCGGAGGGCAAGGAATACAAGCTCCGCGCCGCCGAAGACCTGCCCACCATTGTTGTCCGGCCCCGGGGCTGGCACTTGCCGGAGAAGCACATGCTCATTGGGGGCACGCCGATCGCCGGCGGGATTGTGGACTTCGGCTTGTACTTCTTCCACAACGCCCGGCGTCTCATAGCCCAGGGCAAGGGGCCGTACTTCTACCTGCCCAAGATTGAAAACCACCTCGAAGCCCGGCTGTGGAATGACATCTTCATCCTCGCCCAGGACCTTCTGGGCATCCCGCAGGGCACCATCCGCGCTACGGTGCTGATCGAGACCATCACGGCCTCGTTCGAAATGGAGGAAATCCTCTACGAGCTCCGCGACCACGCTGCGGGCTTGAACGCCGGCCGGTGGGACTACATCTTTTCCCTGATCAAGAACTTCCGCACCCGCGGCGCCCGCTTCGTGCTCCCGGACCGCGGCCAGGTCACCATGACCCAGCCGTTCATGCGCGCCTACACCGAGCAACTGGTCCGCGCCTGCCACAAGCGCGGTGCCATGGCGATCGGCGGAATGGCCGCGGCCGTGCCCAACCGCAAGGATCCGGAAGCGAACGCCATTGCGATCGGGAAGGTCCGTGCAGATAAGACCCGGGAGGCCGGCGACGGCTTCGACGGCTCGTGGGTGGCCCACCCGGACCTGGTTCCGGTCTGCCTCGAGGTGTTCGACGGCGTCCTCGGCGACCGTCCGCACCAGCTGGACCGGCTCCGCGAGGACGTCATCCCGGACGACCGTGCGCTGCTGGACATCGCCGCCTCCACCGGCACCATCACCGACCAGGGCATCCGGAACAACATCGAAGTCGGCATCCGCTACATCGAGTCCTGGCTCCGGGGCAACGGCGCTGTCGCCATCCACAACCTGATGGAGGACGCCGCGACCGCGGAGATCTCCCGGTCCCAGCTGTGGCAGTGGATTTTCTCCCGCGCCATCACGGACACGGGCGACGTCATAACCCGCGAAGGAGTGGAAGACATGCTGGACGAGGAGTTCGCCCGGTTGGAGCGCTTCGAAGGGGACAGGTTCGCCGATGCGCGGGACATCTTTGAGGAAGTCACGCTCGGCGCCGACTTCCCGGCCTTCCTGACCCTCCCCGCGTACGACCGGTTCCTGCACGAGGCCCGCGACGGCGTTGAGGTTCTCCGCGAGGACCCCTCGCTCGTGCCGGCGTAACCGCCGCCTTGGCTGGCGGGGCCGGCGCAGCCGGTCGCGTCAGCACCAGATTTCCGTCAGCTGGGCTGCCCGCCCTTCGCAACAGGCAGCCCGAAATCCGGGTGGCAGCCCAGCGACGGAACACCTCGTCTACGACACCGACAACGGCGTCGGGACCCCAGTTGAGGCCCATGTCCACGAAGGGCATGGGCCTCAACTGTGGTTCCAGCGCACCAGGGCGGCACACCTCAAGCGCGGGAATGCCTCATCAATTCGCTCGACGGCGAGGAGCTGGTCGGCGCGCGGGTGCGGGGGCCGGCGTCAGCGCGGCGACGGCACGTGCCGCAGGGACAGTGCGGTTCCCACAATGAAGGTTGTTACGGAGCCCAGGATCAGCAGCAAGGGAACAGTCCAGGTGCCGCTTGCCCCGTGCGCGGCACCCAGCAGGGTGGGGGCGAGCGCGCCGACGGAATACCCCGCGCCCTGGACGACGGCGGACATTCGGCCCGCCGAGGCCTGGTCCCGGGCCAGCCGGATGATCGCGATGAAGATCAGCGTGATGCCTCCGCCCTGGGCGATGCCGCCGAGCGAGGACCACAGCCACCACAATTGCGGCGCCAACATCAGGCCCAGCGGAACGGTCAGCCACAACAGCCCCAACCCGAGGCCGGCATTCCGCGGGCTGGCGTATCGGGCCGCGAACGGAATCCCCAGCGCGCCGGCGATGGCCAGGATCTGGAAGAGCGAAGATGCGGCGCCCGCCGCCGAGGGCGCCATCCCCAGTTCGTCCGCCAGCAGGCTGGGCAGCCACGCAGTAACCCCGTAATACGAGAACGCCTGCCCCGCGAACCCCGCTGTCAGGGCCACCGTGATCCAGCGCGACGCCGGCGGCAGGGCGGCCTGCGCCGGGTCCGGAAGCGCGATGGCCTCCGGGATGAAGGCCCGGCGGCCGACGGCCACCAGCCACGCCGCCCCGGCGGCGACGGCGAAGAGCCCACCGGCGGCCAGCGCCAGCCGCCACCCAAACAGTTCGGCCAGCGGCGCCGTCACCATGGAGGTCAGGAAGGATCCGATGTTCAGGGCCGCAGTGTAGATACCCATCGCAGTGCCCTGCCTCGCCGGAGCGAAATCACGCCGGATGATCAGCGGGACGACGATGTTGCCGATGGTGATGGCCAGGCCGATCATGACAGTGCCGATCATCACGAGAGCGCCGTCGCCCGAGGAACGCACCAGCACGCCGGCGAGCACCCCCAGCAGCGTCAGCGTGATCGCGGCCTCCGGGCCGAGCCTCCGCCCTGTCAGGGCCGCCAGCGGCGCGGCCAGGGCGAAGCACAGCACCGGGATCCCGGTCAGGAAACCCAGCTCCACCGCGGTGAAACCGAGATCGCTTTGGATCTCGCCGACGACCGGCGCCACGGCGATGAAAGGACCCCGCATATTCAGGGCAATGAGGCCGATTGCCGCCAACAGGATCCAGCTGCGCGGCAGCTTCGCCAGGACGTTGGCGCTCATGGGTGCCACGGCGTGGCCGGCACGCAAAAATATGTTTTCATCAGACCCATTGCTATCACGTGCCTGAACCGGCGCCGATTATGACGTCGCTTGGGGCCCGGTCCCGGCCCGCGTCAACCCGTCGCCTGCAGGGTCGCTTCGATGAGGTCAGGCGAGAGCACATGCTGGGTGACCATCTGGCTGGCGCCGAGGATCGCCGCCTGATCGCCTACCATCGACAGGCTGATCCGCAGATGGGTTCTGGCCAGCGGCAGCGAGCGCCGGTAGACCACTTCACGCACCCCGGCCATGAGGTGGTCGCCGGCCTGGCCGAGGCTGCCGCCAGGCACGATCACGGACGGGGTGAGGAAGTCCACCACCCCTATGTAGCGGCGTGGTCGCCGCAGGGGCACGTGATCGGCTGGGAACTCACCTTTGGTCGACCCCGACGCCGCATTTTTGGAGCTCCACGCCCAGCACGCCAGATTCCTCAGCCCGGAGCATGTGGCCGAACGGCTGGCCATCGCCGAGCGTGCCACCCAGCTTGGCCGGCTGACGGGCGAGGATGAGGTCCTGGCCTCGGCCTTGCTGTGGCGGATCGATGCCCTCTTTCAGCTGGGGCGCATCGTCGAACTTTCGGCCGAGCCCCCTGTCCTCGCCAGCATCGTCCAGCGGATGCGGGATGAATCGCGGCATGCCCGCTACGCCTTCATCCGGGCGACGCTGCTCCATCCGGAAGGGTCCTCCGACGCCACCCGGGAGCGAGCGGACCGGGCGCCCGAGATCGGGACCAGGGCCGGGGACTCCTGCAGCCTGACGCAATGGCGCTTAACGAAGCGAAGGCGGCGCCTTCCGGATTAGGGTTCTGACATGACGCACGTAATCCGAACGGCAACCGCGGACGACGCCGGCAGGCTTGCCGCGCTGGCAGCAGTGACCTTTCCGCTGGCCTGTCCGCCAGGCTCGTCCCCGGCGGACATCTCCGCACACCTCGCCAGCACTCTCAGCGAGGCCCGCTTCCGCAGCTACTTTGCCGACCCTGACACCACTGTCCTGGTGATCGATGCAGGCGGCGAGCTGCGGGGTTACAGCCTGCTGGTGGCCCAGGCCCCCCAGGACCAGGACGTGGCTGCGGTCCTGACGGAACTTCCGTGTCAGGAACTCAGCAAGTGCTACGTCCATCCCGACCACCACGGCCTGGGCGCTGCCACCGAACTCATGCACGCGAGCATCGACGCGGCCTCGGCGGCCGGGGCCCGCGGGCTCTGGCTGGGCGTGAACAACCAGAATGCCCGGGCCATCCGGTTCTACGAGAAGTCAGGCTTCCGCCAGGTCGGCACCAAGTCCTTCATTCTCGGGAATACGGTGGAGCACGACTTTGTCATGGAACGCCCGCTCGGACGGATCCCGTAACCAAGCCGACAGTCCGCCAGGGAATGGAGCCGGCCGCGTCGGGGTTGTGACGAGCATGAAGATTGAGATCTGGTCCGACGTCGCCTGCCCCTGGTGCTACATCGGCAAACGCCGCTTCGAGACCGCGCTGGCGGCCTTCCCGCACCGCGAGACTGTGGAGGTGCAGTGGCGCAGCTACCAGCTGGACCCGTCGCTGCCCGACCACTACGACGGCACCGAACTGGACTACCTGAGCACCCGCAAGGGCATGGCCCCGGCCCAGGTGACCGGAATGTTCGCGCACGTGGCGGATCAGGCCAGGGGCGAGGGCCTCAACTTCCGTTTCGACGACGTCGTGGTCGCCAACAGCTTCACCGCCCACCGGCTGATCCACCTCGCCGCCGCGCACGGGCAGCAGGACGCCGCAAAGGAACGCCTGCTCAGCGACCACTTCGAGCATGGCAAGGATATCGGGAGCCGGGACTACCTAACCTCGCTGGGGCTGGACCTCGGAATCGGCGCAACCGAGCTGGAGGATCTGTTCACCACCGACAGATACGCCGACGACGTCCGGCTGGACTTCGAGGAAGGCCGCGCGCTGGGCATCACCGGCGTCCCGTTCTTTGTGATCGACCGGAAATTCGGGCTCTCAGGCGCCCAGCCCGCCGAGACCTTCGCAACCGCCCTCGAGCAGGCGTGGCGGGACAGCCGCCCGCCGGAAATGGTCAGCCCCGTCGGTGGCGGGGACGCCTGCGGCCCGGAGGGCTGCGCCACATAGGACAGCAGTCCGGCGCCCTTCAGGCCGTGATAGCCAGTTTGCTGACAGATCACGGTAAAGTGTCTGCATGCCTAGGATTTCGGCCGAGAGTAACGCCGCGCAACGTGCCGAAACCCAGCGCCGTATCCTGACCGCTTTCGGGGAGCTGCTGTTCACGCACGGGCTCCCCGGCCTCACCATGACGGATGTGGCACGCCACGCCAGAATCGGGCGTACCGCCGTATACAACTACTATGCGGACATCGAAGAGCTGTTGATCGCCTACGCCCTGGATGAGACCGAGCGTTTCCTCGTGGACCTGCGCGAATCACTGGAGTCACTGGATAATCCGGTGGAACAGCTGGCGCTGTACGTCCGCACCCAAGTGGAGGACCTGAGCCGCCGGCATCTGCCGCCCGGGCCCGCCATGGGGTCGGTCCTCTCGCCGGCATCCTTCGCTAAGCTCGCCGACCACGTGGGCGAACTCAGCGCGCTCCTGCGGGGGATTCTCCGGGACGGCATGGCCCAGGGCTACCTGCCCGAGGCAGATATTGTCCAGCTGGCGCAGCTCATCCACGGCACACTGTCCTCCAGCGCAGCGCGCGGCGGCGGCGGCGAGGGCACGGAGTCCGACGCCGAAGCCCGTTTAGGGCGCACGGTGCGGTTCATCCAGTTGGGGGCGGGCGCCAGGTTCGATGCCGAGGGCAGGCCCGTCCGAGCCCATCCGGCGACCTGATGCGCAAGCCGCGTGATCACTTCGCCGGGGAAGCCGCAGCAGGAGTAACGGGCCAGCTGAATTCGTCCACGAGGCGCCGGTCCTCGCGCGGGCAGCTGAGCCGGCCGGGCGCCTGGTCCACCTGCTCCGGCTTCGCCAGCTCCTTGAAATCGTCGGTGAGGATGACGTCGACGGTGGCGTCCGCCCGGCCGTCCTGGAAGTAGTCGGAGCCCGGCACCTGGCGCTGGACGCTTAACGCCGCAGACTGGCCCGCGGCACCGGAGACGACCAGCGCTACGCCGCGGAAGCCGGTCGATTTGTTGGCGATGGCGCCGACCACAAACTTGCGGGCGGCAAATTCGTCGGCCACGCCCCGTGCCAGGCCCGGACGGCTCGTGGAATTGTAGACGTTGACGGTAACGCTTTCCGGCGGGAGGTACTCATGCGTTTCCGCCGGGCAGAGCGAGGACGCCTCTTTACTCCGCTCCGGCGTCGGGACCGTCAGCTGGCCGTTGATAATGGCCAAGGCCACGACGATCCCGGCAATAACCAAACCTGCGAGCGCCACAAGGACGGCTCCGTGCAGGATCCTGCGGCGAAACCGGACAGGGTTTTCCAGGGCGTCATCCTGCTCCACGAAGGTGGCCCGCAGGTCCGCGCCGGTCACGACGCGGTGCCCGTTCAATGCGGGAGGCTCGCCCGGGCCTCTAGCCATCAATCACCAGGACCCGCGCGTGAATGGCGGTGCGCTGATGCAGCGCAGAACGGACGGCACGGTGCAGGCCGTCCTCGAGGTACAGGACACCGCGGTACTCCACCACGTGCGGAAACAGGTCCCCGAAGAATGTTGAGTCCTCCGCCAGAAGGGCCTCAAGATCCAGGGTCCGCTTGGTGGTCACCAGTTCATCCAGTCGGACCGGGCGGGGCGGCAGGGCGGCCCATTCCCGGGGGGTACTGTAACCATGGTCGGGGTAGGGGCGTCCCTCGCCCACAGCTTTAAATATCACCCTGACAGCCTAGGGAACTTAGGCCGGCAAAGGAATCCATGCCCCCGCCCGGCGTGAGGTTGTGGCCAAACAGTAACCTCTTGTCAGACAGAAAATACGCACCTGTCACACTCACGGCGGGCCGCGGCTTTTGTCCGTCAAATACCGGCCCGGGAATCGGCGGGCTGACAGAATGGGGACATGACTTCACCTGAGACGTCCGCCGCCCGGCCGATGAAGACTCCCCCATTGGCCCTGTTGCTTGACGTCGACGGCCCGGTGGCAAGTCCGGTCACGCGCGATGTCCAGCCCGCCATCATCGCCGATCTGCTGGCCCTCGCCGTCGCGGGAATCCCGGTGATCTTCAACACCGGCCGTTCGGACACCTTCATCCGCGAGCAGGTCATGGAGCCCATGATTGCCGCCGGCATGCCGGCCGGAACGATCATCCACGCCATCTGCGAGAAAGGCGCCGTCTGGTTCAGCTACACCCCGGCCGGCCCCGGTCCGGTCCATGTCGACGAGGAGCTCGCCATCCCGGGCTCCTTCGGAGACGACGTCCGCCGCCTGGTGGCCGAGGACTATTCGGCCCACATGTTCTTCGACGAAACGAAACGGGCAATGGTCTCCGTGGAGCAGCACATCGCCATCGCCAGTTCCGATTACCTCGCCGAGCAGGAACTCTTTGATGCCGACGTCTTGGATCTAATGGCCCGCCACGGTCTGGGCGTCGTCCGCCTCGACCACCATGCCCCCGATTCTGACGCCCGGATCGACTACCGAGTGGATCCCACCATCATCTCCACAGACATCGAATCCGTCCGGCTCGGCAAGGATCTTGGCGCCAGCCGGGCCGTGGAACTGCTCGCGGCCCAGGGCATCACCCCGCAGGCCTGGCGCACGGTGGGCGACTCCCGCACGGACTACGCCATGGCCGACTGGCTGCACCACAACGACCACGCTGTTAAGCATGTTGATGTGCGGCCCGCCGATGGCATCCCCGTGAAACCGTATGAGGTGCTGACCGCCGCCGATCTCGGGTTGGACGGGGACACGATTCACGACGACGCCGGGGCCGCCTTCCTGCGCCACTGGCTGAAGGCCATTACCGGTTAAAAGGCGGATCCGCCGGAACCTGGCCGGCGGATTGTCGCCGTTGCTGCGGCTTAATGTGTCCCGGCAATTTTGAGGCGGGAGTTATCATGCAAGTAGGTAGCAAGAGCACTCAAAGAACGCCGGAGAACAGACATCACTGAAGCAATAATCCAGGACGAAATTTACTACGGCGGTCAGGCGTCAGAAGACGCCCATGACGAGGTCACGTCGGCGGCCGCCGTCGCGCGGTTCAAGACCCGGCCGGATGTGGTCCGTCGACGCGGCCGGTACGCC includes:
- the aceB gene encoding malate synthase A, whose product is MNSFTDNFTINGVTLTAQPICRQSEVLTPDALAFVAQLHKATAARRLELLQARRDRRAQITKGQDPRFLRETESVRNDPNWRVAPPAPGLQDRRVEITGPVDKKMTINALNSGAKVWLADMEDSSTPSWRNVIQGQLNLTDALERRIDFTSPEGKEYKLRAAEDLPTIVVRPRGWHLPEKHMLIGGTPIAGGIVDFGLYFFHNARRLIAQGKGPYFYLPKIENHLEARLWNDIFILAQDLLGIPQGTIRATVLIETITASFEMEEILYELRDHAAGLNAGRWDYIFSLIKNFRTRGARFVLPDRGQVTMTQPFMRAYTEQLVRACHKRGAMAIGGMAAAVPNRKDPEANAIAIGKVRADKTREAGDGFDGSWVAHPDLVPVCLEVFDGVLGDRPHQLDRLREDVIPDDRALLDIAASTGTITDQGIRNNIEVGIRYIESWLRGNGAVAIHNLMEDAATAEISRSQLWQWIFSRAITDTGDVITREGVEDMLDEEFARLERFEGDRFADARDIFEEVTLGADFPAFLTLPAYDRFLHEARDGVEVLREDPSLVPA
- the aceA gene encoding isocitrate lyase; its protein translation is MTSAFEPTQQTPQQQAAALELEWAANPRWEGITRDYKASDVVRLRGRVSEEHTLARRGSEKLWKQLTEEHSTGQYTNALGALTGNQAVQQVKAGLRAIYLSGWQVAADANNSGHTYPDQSLYPANSVPTVVRRINNALLRADQIEFSEGIQTVEDWMVPIVADAEAGFGGPLNAYELMKSMIQAGAAGVHWEDQLASEKKCGHLGGKVLIPTQQHVRTLNAARLAADVAGTPSVIIARTDAEAATLITSDVDERDQEFILREGGQPVRTPEGFYKVRNGVEPCIARAKAYAPYADLIWMETGTPDLELARKFAESVKADFPDQMLSYNCSPSFNWRKHLDDATIAKFQRELGAMGFTFQFITLAGFHALNYSMFDLAHGYARDGMSAYVELQEKEFASEARGYTATKHQREVGTGYFDDIATALNPNASTLALVGSTEEGQFH
- a CDS encoding GNAT family N-acetyltransferase, with product MTHVIRTATADDAGRLAALAAVTFPLACPPGSSPADISAHLASTLSEARFRSYFADPDTTVLVIDAGGELRGYSLLVAQAPQDQDVAAVLTELPCQELSKCYVHPDHHGLGAATELMHASIDAASAAGARGLWLGVNNQNARAIRFYEKSGFRQVGTKSFILGNTVEHDFVMERPLGRIP
- a CDS encoding helix-turn-helix transcriptional regulator, whose protein sequence is MHFFAYSQEMHPASWNSPSSPPAPAAAVEVDVISMGRRVRHLRKAAGLTLDDLSAAVGTAPSQLSLIENGKREPKLGLLQQLAAALGTSIDELLGAEPPNRRAALEIELERYQRSPIYESLNLPKIRISSRLPMDVLESMVGLQHELERRLNEQVATPEEARRANGELRAMMRKRNNYFPEYEAEALKVLAAVGHTSGPLSHHIIADIAGHLGFSLHHVGDLPHSTRSVTDLKNRRIYLTQGGRSDHDPRSVLLQALGHYVLGHQTPTNYGDFLMQRVATNYFAAALLLPEQATVEFLQRAKEAKEIAVEDIRDAFAVSYETAAHRFTNLATQHLDIRTHFQKTHKSGIIYKAYENDGVTFPQDHTGAIEGQPSCKNWTSRVVFDVPDKFSAYNQYTDTPAGTYWCTARTEGSANGEFSLSVGVPYAQVKWFRGRDTTERSKSTCPDESCCKRPPASLTAEWAGNAWPSARAHSHLLAAMPPGAFPGVDETEVYSFLQAHSGS
- a CDS encoding DsbA family oxidoreductase; translated protein: MKIEIWSDVACPWCYIGKRRFETALAAFPHRETVEVQWRSYQLDPSLPDHYDGTELDYLSTRKGMAPAQVTGMFAHVADQARGEGLNFRFDDVVVANSFTAHRLIHLAAAHGQQDAAKERLLSDHFEHGKDIGSRDYLTSLGLDLGIGATELEDLFTTDRYADDVRLDFEEGRALGITGVPFFVIDRKFGLSGAQPAETFATALEQAWRDSRPPEMVSPVGGGDACGPEGCAT
- a CDS encoding CynX/NimT family MFS transporter: MSANVLAKLPRSWILLAAIGLIALNMRGPFIAVAPVVGEIQSDLGFTAVELGFLTGIPVLCFALAAPLAALTGRRLGPEAAITLTLLGVLAGVLVRSSGDGALVMIGTVMIGLAITIGNIVVPLIIRRDFAPARQGTAMGIYTAALNIGSFLTSMVTAPLAELFGWRLALAAGGLFAVAAGAAWLVAVGRRAFIPEAIALPDPAQAALPPASRWITVALTAGFAGQAFSYYGVTAWLPSLLADELGMAPSAAGAASSLFQILAIAGALGIPFAARYASPRNAGLGLGLLWLTVPLGLMLAPQLWWLWSSLGGIAQGGGITLIFIAIIRLARDQASAGRMSAVVQGAGYSVGALAPTLLGAAHGASGTWTVPLLLILGSVTTFIVGTALSLRHVPSPR
- a CDS encoding pyruvate dehydrogenase codes for the protein MAKELATQLVEQLQAAGVQRIYGIVGDSLNPIVDAVRKTGGTGKGGIDWIHVRHEEAAAFAAAAEAQLTGRLAVCAGSCGPGNLHLINGLYDANRSGAPVLAIASHIVSKQIGSSFFQETHPDRLFNECSVYSELISTAEQAPRVMHSAIQHAVAFRGVAVVTLPGDIAGLEATAATPLPAAFVPATLTPAPESVRQLAEAINAAGKVAIFAGIGVQGAHNEVLALAERIKAPIGHSLRGKDFMQYDNPYDIGMTGLLGYGAAAEGIEDADLLILLGTDFPYDQFLPGTRTAQVDRAAQNLGRRTDVDIAVHGDVLPTLAALMPLLEAKRNRRFLDKMLKKHDRLMNKAVGAYTRKVEKTAPIHPEYAASLLDQVAATDAILTADTGMCNVWTARYINPLGTRRLIGSYLHGSMANALPHAIGAQLSHPGRQVVSVSGDGGLSMLLGELITVVAHRLPVKVVVFNNATLGMVKLEMLVDGLPDFGVDVPDANYAAVARALGFHAVRVTDPSRIEQAYREAFAHPGPALVELITDPQALSLPPKIKGAQILGFATAMSKVVLNRGAGEAVSMARSNLRNIPRG